The Ornithinimicrobium faecis genome includes a window with the following:
- a CDS encoding GNAT family N-acetyltransferase → MSSPEVTTQPLSALPSGWTSQEPTDADVEDLVRLLRRHEKQARGWPGADSEQVTADVTGRGAAMRTHWLIRDPEGAARAWVSCHDRAAGRVLVGVTIDPELDADLAEPVAAYCFGLAEQISAGIAADRGLAATQMDSGAFQDDERQDRWLKAGGFTLVRTWWQMERPVTPEEATEHPEPREGVVVRRVRRDGAVGLPEDADLHAVHEILEESFADHFNNYRETFEEFLTRLRADPGHRWDHWWVAEVDGRPAGALVGTTVTGRLDADGNPVPDGSYVEYIGVHSSARGRGVAKALLWAVIADAAARGRNRVGLEVDAQSPTGADGLYTSLGWETSYVTESWHKDVAASAG, encoded by the coding sequence ATGAGTTCACCCGAGGTCACCACCCAGCCGCTGTCCGCGCTCCCGTCAGGATGGACATCGCAGGAACCCACCGACGCCGATGTCGAGGACCTGGTCCGGCTGCTGCGGCGGCACGAGAAGCAGGCCCGCGGTTGGCCCGGCGCCGACAGCGAGCAGGTCACCGCTGACGTCACCGGTCGCGGGGCGGCGATGCGCACGCACTGGCTGATCCGGGACCCAGAGGGCGCGGCCCGCGCCTGGGTGAGTTGCCACGACCGTGCGGCCGGGCGGGTGCTGGTCGGAGTCACCATCGACCCGGAGTTGGATGCGGACCTGGCCGAGCCGGTCGCTGCCTACTGCTTCGGTCTCGCCGAGCAGATCTCTGCCGGCATCGCTGCGGACCGCGGTCTGGCCGCCACCCAGATGGACTCCGGTGCCTTCCAGGACGACGAGCGTCAGGACCGCTGGCTGAAGGCGGGCGGTTTCACGCTCGTGCGCACGTGGTGGCAGATGGAGCGCCCCGTCACCCCTGAGGAGGCGACCGAGCACCCGGAGCCGCGAGAGGGCGTGGTGGTGCGCCGGGTGCGCCGCGACGGGGCCGTGGGGCTGCCCGAGGACGCCGACCTGCATGCCGTCCACGAGATCCTTGAGGAGTCGTTCGCGGATCATTTCAACAACTACCGCGAGACCTTCGAGGAGTTCCTGACGCGGCTGCGGGCCGACCCCGGCCACCGCTGGGACCACTGGTGGGTCGCCGAGGTCGACGGTCGTCCGGCTGGCGCCCTGGTCGGCACCACGGTGACCGGACGGCTGGACGCGGACGGCAACCCGGTGCCCGACGGCTCCTACGTCGAATACATCGGCGTCCACTCCAGCGCCCGGGGGCGTGGCGTGGCCAAGGCTCTGCTGTGGGCGGTCATCGCCGATGCCGCCGCCCGCGGTCGCAACCGCGTCGGGCTGGAGGTCGATGCCCAGTCCCCCACCGGCGCCGACGGCCTCTACACCTCATTGGGTTGGGAGACGTCCTACGTGACAGAGTCGTGGCACAAGGATGTGGCAGCCTCGGCGGGTTAG
- a CDS encoding DUF6104 family protein, with protein sequence MYFTDRGIEELATRRGEQEVTLEWLSEQLRTFVDLHPEFEAATDRFATWLARLDDDDDE encoded by the coding sequence GTGTACTTCACCGACCGCGGCATCGAGGAGCTGGCCACGCGACGTGGCGAGCAGGAGGTCACTCTCGAGTGGCTCTCCGAGCAGTTGCGCACCTTTGTGGACCTGCACCCAGAGTTCGAGGCGGCCACCGACCGGTTCGCCACGTGGCTGGCCCGGTTGGATGACGATGATGACGAGTGA
- a CDS encoding GDSL-type esterase/lipase family protein, translating into MTNDGGHPVTPADDESVVEFNPSAEFHVVEGPRDIGLCFVGDGFVAGYGDPKALGWVSRVVGRTPVTDADLTAYNLGVRGESSADVMARWRGECAPRWNGRSERRLVVGVGAVDITAGITTARSRLNLANILDEATTTGIGTFVVGPTPTLDAEVNERLEVLADAQADVCSRRAVPYVDCFHPLRDHDQWQSDLAAGDGVHPGQAGYGLIAWLVLHASWQDWLKVNG; encoded by the coding sequence ATGACCAATGACGGAGGACACCCAGTGACACCCGCCGACGACGAGTCCGTCGTGGAGTTCAACCCCAGCGCCGAGTTCCACGTCGTTGAAGGGCCCCGCGACATCGGGCTCTGCTTCGTCGGCGACGGCTTCGTCGCAGGTTATGGCGACCCCAAGGCTCTCGGCTGGGTCAGCCGGGTCGTGGGGCGCACCCCGGTCACGGATGCGGACCTGACGGCCTACAACCTGGGCGTGCGTGGCGAGTCCAGTGCGGACGTGATGGCCCGTTGGCGCGGCGAGTGCGCCCCGCGGTGGAACGGCCGCTCGGAGCGCCGTCTCGTCGTCGGGGTCGGAGCGGTCGACATCACGGCAGGGATCACCACGGCGCGTTCACGCCTCAATCTCGCCAACATCCTCGATGAGGCCACAACCACGGGCATCGGCACCTTTGTCGTCGGTCCGACCCCCACGCTCGATGCCGAGGTCAACGAGCGACTGGAGGTGCTGGCCGATGCCCAGGCAGACGTCTGCTCCCGGCGAGCGGTGCCCTATGTCGACTGCTTCCACCCGTTGCGGGACCACGATCAGTGGCAGTCCGACCTCGCGGCCGGTGACGGCGTGCACCCGGGGCAGGCGGGCTATGGCCTGATCGCCTGGCTGGTCCTGCACGCGAGCTGGCAGGACTGGCTCAAGGTCAACGGCTGA
- the pheA gene encoding prephenate dehydratase, producing the protein MSDGDAGEVGYLGPAGTFTEAALRRLDPVAAETAWAAPNVPAALEAVRDGSIEAALVPFENSVEGSVSATLDELIRGQPLVITAEVHIEVEFALMARPGTELSDVRRVSTHPVAIAQTREWLAANLPDAEVIPESSTARAAVLVGAEVYDAAVAAPLAAERHGLHVLVGGIADRPGAVTRFIRLARPGVVPQATGADVTTLVAYLRRNHAGALLELLNQFAMRGVDLVRLESRPTGEALGQYCFAIEALGHISEPRVAEALAGLHRICADVRFLGSYPRADGTPTAVTEVATAAAHAQSRAWLEGLSR; encoded by the coding sequence GTGAGCGACGGCGACGCCGGCGAGGTGGGCTACCTGGGCCCTGCCGGCACGTTCACCGAGGCGGCCCTTCGACGCCTCGACCCGGTCGCGGCAGAGACGGCCTGGGCGGCGCCGAACGTGCCAGCGGCCCTGGAGGCGGTGCGCGACGGATCGATCGAGGCGGCCCTCGTGCCCTTTGAGAACTCTGTCGAGGGCTCGGTGTCAGCGACGCTGGATGAGCTGATCCGCGGCCAACCGCTGGTGATTACCGCCGAGGTCCACATCGAGGTGGAGTTTGCACTGATGGCTCGGCCAGGAACTGAGCTCTCCGACGTCCGTCGCGTCTCCACGCACCCGGTCGCCATCGCCCAGACCAGGGAGTGGCTGGCGGCGAACCTGCCGGACGCGGAGGTGATCCCGGAGTCCTCGACGGCTCGGGCGGCTGTGCTCGTCGGCGCCGAGGTCTATGACGCGGCGGTGGCTGCCCCTCTGGCAGCAGAGCGTCATGGCCTGCACGTGCTCGTGGGCGGGATCGCTGACCGGCCGGGAGCAGTGACACGCTTCATCCGCCTGGCCCGCCCGGGCGTGGTGCCCCAGGCGACGGGGGCCGATGTCACCACGTTGGTGGCCTATCTGCGGCGCAACCACGCCGGTGCGCTGCTTGAGCTGCTCAACCAGTTTGCGATGCGCGGCGTCGACCTGGTCCGCCTCGAGTCGCGTCCCACCGGTGAGGCGCTGGGGCAATACTGCTTCGCCATCGAGGCACTGGGGCACATCAGTGAGCCCCGGGTGGCCGAGGCGCTCGCCGGACTGCACCGCATCTGTGCGGACGTGCGCTTCCTCGGGTCTTATCCGCGGGCCGATGGGACGCCCACCGCCGTGACCGAGGTGGCGACCGCGGCGGCCCATGCGCAGTCGCGGGCGTGGCTGGAGGGCCTCAGCCGTTGA
- a CDS encoding zinc-binding dehydrogenase encodes MLAAYAAEINPDDPLAGLVVGERPAPEPPEGWVLVDVRAAALNHHDVWSLRGVGLGGDKLPMILGCDAAGVDQDGNEVLVHSVISSPGWTGEQTLDPRRSLLSERHQGTLAEQVIVPAGNLVPKPAGLSFEEAACLPTAFLTAYKMLCVNGGPPGSTVLVQGVGGGVATAAIGIGAATGYRVWATSRDEGRRQRALELGADAVFAPGERLPERVDVVLETVGAATWSHSVSSLKPGGTLVIAGATSGDAPSKAELTRIFFHQLRVQGSTMGNREQLVAVTRLLEQTGLRPVIDRVIPLADAASGIAALAAGEVFGKVVLTP; translated from the coding sequence ATGCTTGCTGCCTACGCCGCTGAGATCAATCCGGACGACCCCCTGGCGGGTCTGGTGGTCGGGGAGCGTCCCGCACCCGAGCCCCCCGAGGGGTGGGTGCTGGTTGACGTCCGCGCCGCGGCGCTGAACCACCACGACGTGTGGTCGTTGCGTGGCGTCGGGCTCGGTGGCGACAAGCTGCCGATGATCCTGGGCTGTGACGCCGCTGGTGTCGATCAGGACGGCAACGAGGTGCTCGTGCACTCGGTGATCTCCTCTCCCGGGTGGACGGGCGAGCAGACCCTCGACCCGCGCCGGTCCCTGCTCTCCGAGCGACACCAGGGCACGCTGGCCGAGCAGGTCATCGTGCCGGCCGGCAACCTGGTGCCCAAGCCCGCGGGGCTCTCCTTCGAGGAGGCAGCCTGTCTCCCGACGGCCTTCCTGACTGCCTACAAGATGCTCTGCGTCAACGGGGGCCCTCCCGGCTCGACCGTGCTGGTGCAGGGAGTCGGGGGCGGTGTGGCCACCGCAGCGATCGGCATCGGAGCGGCCACCGGCTATCGCGTCTGGGCCACCAGCCGTGACGAGGGACGCCGGCAGCGGGCTCTGGAGCTGGGCGCCGACGCGGTCTTCGCCCCTGGTGAGCGACTGCCAGAGCGGGTCGACGTGGTCCTGGAGACCGTCGGAGCCGCGACCTGGTCGCACTCGGTGTCCAGCCTCAAGCCAGGCGGCACCCTGGTGATCGCCGGGGCCACCTCCGGGGATGCTCCGTCGAAGGCCGAGCTGACCCGGATCTTCTTCCATCAGTTGCGGGTGCAGGGCTCCACGATGGGCAACCGCGAGCAGCTCGTGGCGGTCACGCGGCTGCTGGAGCAGACGGGCCTGCGCCCCGTGATCGACCGGGTGATCCCCCTGGCTGACGCCGCGAGCGGGATCGCTGCCCTGGCCGCCGGCGAGGTCTTCGGCAAGGTGGTGCTGACTCCGTGA
- a CDS encoding sugar transferase: protein MTAQESSDLQRLSLHRSSSTIDSARSASRRTVPLFVVPETLADLAAPETRRASSQTRARNYLAGHLRWLRVSDLIVILAALVITTVTRFGLAEPNVVATATTATTRQGLAYWQIGLVLAVAWVAMLQIYSAYDGRFSGHGVQEYRNVFQASLWLFAVVAVLAYALKQDVARGYVLLAFPLGTLLLLASRWASRRWLVHQRRAGMLSDQVLLVGNQEQVTDLVVALRRTPDAGYHVLGACVDDADDDFVAGVPVVGTESDVLVRGVEMDVDVIAVSSSAGLGGSGLRRLGWALEGTDIDLVVAPGIMDVAGPRVLTRPVQGLPLIHVEAPSFSGPTLVVKNAMDRIGATVIMLLLLPILLVLALLIVIDDRGPIFFRQERVGRDGQTFKMMKFRTMVTDAESVLPQLMAANEAAGPLFKMQNDPRVTRIGRVLRKYSLDEFPQLLNVIKGEMSLVGPRPPLPREVATYESDTRRRFLVKPGMTGLWQISGRSDLSWNESVRLDLYYVENWTPLLDLMIMWRTFRVVIRPDGAGAY from the coding sequence ATGACGGCGCAGGAGAGCAGTGACCTCCAGCGACTATCGCTGCACAGGTCCTCCTCCACGATCGACAGCGCACGCTCGGCATCGCGCCGGACGGTCCCGCTGTTCGTCGTGCCGGAGACGTTGGCTGACCTGGCCGCCCCCGAGACGCGGCGCGCCTCCAGCCAGACCCGGGCCCGCAACTACCTCGCCGGTCACCTGCGCTGGCTGCGGGTCTCGGACCTGATCGTGATCCTGGCGGCGCTGGTCATCACGACGGTCACCCGCTTCGGCCTGGCCGAGCCCAACGTGGTGGCCACCGCCACCACAGCCACCACCCGACAGGGGCTGGCCTACTGGCAGATCGGCCTCGTGCTGGCTGTGGCCTGGGTGGCCATGCTCCAGATCTACTCCGCCTACGACGGGCGGTTCAGTGGCCACGGCGTCCAGGAATACCGCAACGTCTTCCAGGCCTCGCTGTGGCTCTTCGCCGTGGTGGCCGTCCTCGCCTATGCGCTCAAGCAGGACGTGGCCCGCGGCTATGTCCTGCTCGCCTTCCCGCTCGGCACGCTGCTGCTGCTGGCCTCCCGCTGGGCGTCACGACGGTGGCTGGTCCATCAGCGACGTGCCGGGATGCTCTCCGACCAGGTGCTCCTGGTCGGCAACCAGGAGCAGGTGACCGACCTGGTGGTCGCGCTGCGGCGCACGCCCGACGCCGGCTATCACGTGCTCGGTGCCTGCGTCGACGACGCCGATGACGACTTCGTCGCCGGCGTGCCGGTGGTGGGCACGGAGAGTGACGTGCTGGTCCGTGGCGTCGAGATGGACGTCGACGTCATTGCCGTCTCCTCCTCCGCCGGCCTCGGCGGCTCGGGGCTCCGACGGCTGGGCTGGGCCCTCGAAGGCACCGACATCGACCTGGTGGTCGCCCCCGGCATCATGGACGTCGCCGGTCCCCGGGTGCTGACCCGCCCGGTCCAGGGCCTGCCGCTGATCCACGTGGAGGCGCCGAGCTTTTCCGGCCCGACCCTGGTCGTCAAGAACGCGATGGACCGGATCGGCGCCACCGTGATCATGCTCCTGCTGCTGCCGATCCTCCTGGTTCTGGCGCTGCTGATCGTGATCGACGACCGGGGCCCGATCTTTTTCCGCCAGGAACGTGTGGGGCGCGATGGGCAGACCTTCAAGATGATGAAGTTCCGGACCATGGTCACCGACGCCGAGTCCGTCCTGCCGCAGCTCATGGCGGCGAACGAGGCCGCCGGACCGTTGTTCAAGATGCAGAACGATCCACGGGTCACCCGCATCGGCCGGGTGCTGCGCAAATACAGCCTGGACGAGTTCCCCCAACTGCTCAACGTGATCAAGGGCGAGATGAGCCTGGTCGGGCCACGGCCGCCACTGCCTCGGGAGGTGGCCACCTATGAGTCCGACACCCGACGCCGCTTCCTGGTCAAGCCCGGGATGACGGGGCTGTGGCAGATCAGCGGACGCAGCGACCTGTCCTGGAATGAGTCGGTGCGCCTGGATCTCTACTACGTGGAGAACTGGACCCCGCTGCTGGATCTGATGATCATGTGGCGCACCTTCCGGGTGGTCATCCGGCCCGACGGGGCCGGCGCCTACTGA
- the tsaE gene encoding tRNA (adenosine(37)-N6)-threonylcarbamoyltransferase complex ATPase subunit type 1 TsaE: protein MSQQDVLADLLAGATRTLPTAAATQELGVALGRVLRAGDLVLLTGDLAAGKTTLTQGIGEGLGVRGPITSPTFVIARTHPNLGGGPDLVHVDAYRLGGLEELDDLDLDADLEAVVTVVEWGHGLAEGLAEDRLELVLSRAPEQGEDLLGGDQGRVVRAIAHGDRWGGSVGARSPAE from the coding sequence ATGAGCCAGCAGGACGTCCTTGCTGACCTGCTGGCCGGTGCCACCCGCACGCTGCCGACGGCTGCGGCGACCCAGGAGCTCGGGGTGGCCCTCGGGCGCGTGCTGCGCGCCGGTGACCTGGTCCTGCTGACCGGTGACCTCGCCGCCGGCAAGACGACGCTGACCCAGGGGATCGGGGAGGGGCTCGGGGTGCGTGGGCCCATCACGTCACCGACCTTCGTGATCGCTCGCACCCACCCCAACCTCGGCGGCGGGCCAGACCTGGTGCACGTCGACGCCTACCGCCTCGGCGGTCTCGAGGAGCTGGACGACCTCGACCTGGATGCCGACCTCGAGGCGGTCGTCACGGTGGTCGAGTGGGGGCACGGCCTGGCCGAGGGGCTCGCCGAGGACCGGCTCGAGCTCGTGCTGTCGCGCGCACCCGAGCAGGGTGAGGATCTGCTGGGGGGTGACCAGGGGCGCGTCGTGCGCGCGATCGCCCACGGGGACCGTTGGGGCGGGAGCGTCGGCGCGCGCTCGCCGGCGGAGTAG
- a CDS encoding alpha/beta fold hydrolase yields the protein MSQAKNTLIGVGAGVAAAGLAAVGAVAVDRLWRDRRHAIALGADEDFTIVPTETRVVVADDGVPLHVEIDQPEGWDERGTTVILCHGFTLDLRCWFYQRQALIEAGYRVVTWDLRGHGSSGEGATESYAIEQLGVDLEHVIADAAPAGDLVLVGHSMGGMTVMALAEADPGLFRERVLGVALISTSAGGLHRITWGLGSLLGGAVTRFGPKVLQELSPHQDFVDSALRGGRELQEFFVARGSFGSPVPLSVVRLTADMIFGTPLSVMSAYSHTLEDHDKREALTHMVDQEVLVFNGDKDALTSAVHSAEIVEAIPGAEHVFVKDAGHIIMLEHPELLTQELLALITRAERGRGRAHRPGARHTVTNLSKRRRDAATRPSRVRSRQRA from the coding sequence GTGAGCCAGGCCAAGAACACCCTGATCGGTGTGGGGGCCGGTGTTGCCGCCGCCGGCCTGGCCGCGGTGGGGGCCGTGGCCGTCGACCGCCTCTGGCGCGACCGGCGCCACGCGATCGCCCTGGGAGCCGACGAGGACTTCACGATCGTCCCGACCGAGACCCGCGTCGTGGTGGCCGATGACGGCGTGCCGCTGCACGTCGAGATCGATCAACCCGAGGGCTGGGACGAGCGCGGCACCACGGTCATCCTCTGTCACGGGTTCACGCTCGACCTGCGGTGCTGGTTCTATCAGCGACAGGCGCTCATCGAGGCGGGCTATCGCGTGGTGACCTGGGACCTGCGCGGGCACGGCAGCTCTGGTGAGGGCGCCACGGAGTCCTATGCGATCGAGCAGCTCGGTGTCGACCTCGAGCACGTGATCGCCGACGCGGCGCCCGCCGGTGACCTCGTGCTGGTCGGTCACTCGATGGGCGGCATGACCGTGATGGCGCTCGCCGAGGCCGACCCCGGTCTGTTCCGCGAGCGCGTGCTCGGAGTGGCCCTGATCAGCACCAGTGCTGGTGGCCTGCACCGGATCACGTGGGGGTTGGGGTCCCTGTTGGGCGGTGCCGTCACCCGCTTCGGGCCCAAGGTCCTCCAGGAGCTCTCACCGCACCAGGACTTTGTGGACTCGGCGCTGCGCGGCGGTCGTGAGCTGCAGGAGTTCTTCGTGGCGCGTGGGTCCTTCGGCTCACCCGTCCCGCTGTCGGTGGTGCGCCTCACGGCGGACATGATCTTTGGCACCCCCCTGTCGGTGATGTCGGCCTACAGCCACACGCTGGAGGACCACGACAAGCGGGAGGCCCTGACGCACATGGTCGACCAGGAGGTGCTCGTCTTCAACGGTGACAAGGACGCGCTCACCTCGGCGGTGCACAGTGCCGAGATCGTCGAGGCCATCCCCGGCGCCGAGCACGTCTTCGTCAAGGATGCCGGCCACATCATCATGCTCGAGCACCCCGAGCTGCTCACCCAGGAGTTGTTGGCCCTGATCACCCGCGCCGAGCGCGGCCGGGGACGGGCGCACCGGCCGGGCGCACGGCATACGGTCACCAACCTCAGCAAGCGGCGACGGGACGCCGCGACCCGACCGTCGCGGGTCCGGTCCCGGCAGCGGGCATGA
- the alr gene encoding alanine racemase: protein MIAATQSTATTPVPFPARVVVDCGAIAANVGVLREHAGSAGVMAVVKADAYGHGLVPAAQAALAGGASWLGVAQLTEGLALRAAGVTAPVLSWLHAPGAGFAAAVRAQIDVGVSAVWMLEEVAAAAREVGQTARVQLKVDTGLGRNGAYQFSPDGVTRSDWSLLVDRARALEAEEAVRVTGLFTHFAYADAPQHPTVLAQQEAFADAVALAERAGLRPDVRHMSNSAATLTTPAAAWDLVRPGLAVYGLTPAPEVGSSADFGLVPAMTAIASASVVKRVPAGQGVSYGHTYTTTSPTTLVDVPLGYADGVPRHASGVAEVLVAGERRRIAGRVCMDQFVVDVGDLPVSAGDDIVLFGPGTRGEPTAQDWAQAIGTINYEIVTRFGPRVPREYVGAQPEHPASGANGQET from the coding sequence ATGATCGCAGCCACCCAGAGCACCGCCACGACACCCGTGCCCTTCCCCGCCCGCGTCGTCGTGGACTGCGGCGCGATCGCGGCCAACGTGGGCGTCCTGCGTGAGCACGCCGGCTCCGCCGGTGTGATGGCCGTGGTCAAGGCCGATGCCTACGGCCACGGGCTCGTCCCGGCAGCACAGGCGGCCCTGGCCGGGGGAGCAAGCTGGCTGGGTGTCGCCCAGCTCACGGAGGGGTTGGCGCTGCGGGCCGCCGGGGTCACCGCCCCGGTGCTCTCCTGGCTGCACGCACCCGGAGCCGGGTTCGCCGCGGCAGTGCGCGCGCAGATCGACGTCGGCGTGTCCGCCGTGTGGATGCTGGAGGAGGTGGCGGCAGCAGCCCGTGAGGTCGGGCAGACCGCGCGGGTCCAGCTCAAGGTCGACACCGGCCTGGGCCGCAACGGCGCCTATCAGTTCTCACCCGACGGTGTGACGCGCAGTGACTGGTCGCTCCTGGTGGATCGCGCGCGGGCGCTCGAGGCCGAGGAGGCGGTGCGGGTCACCGGTCTGTTCACCCACTTCGCCTATGCCGATGCACCACAGCACCCCACGGTGCTCGCGCAGCAGGAGGCCTTTGCCGACGCCGTCGCCCTCGCCGAGCGGGCCGGTCTGCGGCCCGACGTGCGGCACATGTCCAACTCGGCCGCCACCCTCACCACCCCGGCTGCGGCCTGGGACCTGGTGCGACCAGGCCTGGCCGTCTACGGACTGACGCCTGCCCCCGAGGTGGGGAGCTCGGCAGACTTCGGGCTGGTCCCGGCGATGACCGCGATCGCCTCGGCGTCTGTCGTCAAGCGCGTGCCGGCCGGCCAGGGCGTGTCCTACGGCCACACCTACACGACCACCTCACCCACGACCCTGGTCGATGTCCCGCTCGGCTATGCCGACGGTGTGCCGCGCCATGCCTCCGGTGTGGCCGAGGTGCTGGTGGCCGGTGAGCGCCGGCGGATCGCCGGACGGGTCTGCATGGACCAGTTCGTCGTCGATGTCGGGGACCTGCCGGTGAGCGCCGGGGATGACATCGTGCTGTTCGGCCCGGGCACGCGAGGCGAGCCCACCGCGCAGGACTGGGCGCAGGCGATCGGCACCATCAACTATGAGATCGTCACCAGGTTCGGTCCACGGGTCCCGCGCGAATATGTCGGAGCCCAGCCCGAACACCCAGCATCCGGGGCCAACGGACAGGAGACCTGA
- a CDS encoding 3-isopropylmalate dehydrogenase, which translates to MLQSGLDSPTTEGTGRSHKLAVIGGDGIGPEVTDAALTILDAAQDRFGFTTERTEVPLGADAYLETGDLLTPEAIEVLRSNDTILFGAIGSPRVTPGILERGIILALRAELRQAINLRPVRLYPGVPTPIAGLTPERCDLVVVRENSEGSYVGGGSTVHRGTPGAVATQGSTNTWYAVHRAVDFAFRLAEQRRGKVTLCHKTNVLVEAGALWLDVVEEVAARFPDVEHDYVHVDAMCMHLPVSPERFDVVVTDNLFGDIITDLGAVLQGGLGVAASGNLNIDGSAPSMFEPVHGSAPDIAGKGWANPAGAGLSLALCLASLGEGEAAAAVESATAEVLADLPELSGATMGASTAELGERIASAVTDGHGGVQSSLMTQLAAVQAGLAS; encoded by the coding sequence GTGTTGCAGTCAGGTCTGGACAGCCCCACCACAGAGGGCACCGGTCGGTCCCACAAACTCGCGGTCATCGGCGGCGACGGCATCGGCCCCGAGGTGACCGACGCGGCGCTGACCATCCTGGATGCTGCCCAGGACCGCTTCGGCTTCACCACCGAGCGCACCGAGGTGCCGCTGGGCGCCGACGCCTATCTCGAGACCGGTGACCTGCTCACCCCCGAGGCGATCGAGGTGCTGCGCTCCAACGACACGATCCTGTTCGGTGCGATCGGCAGCCCGCGGGTGACCCCCGGCATCCTCGAGCGCGGCATCATCCTGGCCCTGCGGGCCGAGTTGCGTCAGGCCATCAACCTGCGCCCCGTCCGGCTCTATCCGGGGGTGCCCACCCCCATCGCCGGCCTGACGCCGGAGCGTTGTGACCTGGTGGTCGTGCGCGAGAACTCCGAGGGTTCCTATGTCGGTGGCGGCAGCACGGTGCACCGCGGCACCCCCGGCGCCGTCGCCACCCAGGGCTCGACCAACACCTGGTATGCCGTGCACCGGGCTGTCGATTTTGCGTTCCGTCTCGCGGAGCAACGGCGGGGCAAAGTGACCCTCTGCCACAAGACCAACGTCCTGGTTGAGGCGGGCGCGCTCTGGCTCGACGTCGTCGAGGAGGTCGCGGCGCGCTTCCCGGACGTCGAGCACGACTATGTGCACGTGGACGCGATGTGCATGCACCTGCCCGTCTCCCCGGAGCGCTTTGACGTCGTGGTCACCGACAACCTGTTCGGCGACATCATCACCGACCTCGGCGCCGTCCTGCAGGGTGGCCTCGGCGTCGCGGCCAGCGGCAACCTCAACATCGACGGCTCGGCGCCGAGCATGTTCGAGCCGGTCCACGGCTCGGCCCCCGACATCGCGGGCAAGGGCTGGGCCAACCCGGCCGGAGCGGGGCTCTCGCTCGCGTTGTGCCTGGCCAGCCTGGGGGAGGGCGAGGCCGCGGCTGCGGTCGAGTCGGCCACGGCGGAGGTGCTCGCCGACCTGCCCGAGCTCTCCGGCGCCACCATGGGTGCCTCCACCGCAGAGCTGGGCGAGCGCATCGCGAGTGCGGTCACGGACGGTCATGGCGGCGTCCAGAGCAGCCTGATGACTCAGCTCGCGGCGGTGCAGGCTGGCCTGGCGAGCTGA